One stretch of Pseudomonas sp. NC02 DNA includes these proteins:
- a CDS encoding alginate lyase family protein produces the protein MLQRPLHTVALAALLAAFANAAFAAPQVLSACQPATSNPTSKSLLAAAQRHLGDQPDALPHLHTEGTLPNHGIREQSIAAEKDWPVMRQAALAWRLSRDTRYLKQVDDYLSAWASTYQPDFNPIDETNLDMLISAYALTVSDLRPQTRDATRALLTNLGNGYIERIKQFHGEKKATNTNNWQSHRVKLVTVAAAALGDREMLEQAFQLFRQQINDNVLPDGSVSDFQDRDALHYVVYDLEPLVQAALAAKPYGIGGNWLDVTAPHGGSLSEALDWLAPYAKGQRSHEEFVHTHVQFDRDRARVGEPGYSGEWNPKSSNTLYWLAAQLDARYLPVAEQLAPKPSDWISACYLK, from the coding sequence ATGCTCCAACGCCCTCTGCACACCGTGGCCCTCGCCGCGCTGCTCGCCGCGTTCGCCAACGCCGCCTTTGCCGCGCCCCAGGTCCTGAGTGCCTGCCAGCCCGCCACCTCGAATCCGACCTCCAAATCGCTGCTGGCTGCCGCCCAGCGCCACCTCGGCGACCAGCCCGACGCCCTGCCCCATCTGCACACCGAAGGTACCCTGCCGAACCACGGCATCCGCGAGCAAAGCATCGCCGCCGAGAAGGATTGGCCAGTCATGCGCCAGGCGGCCCTGGCCTGGCGCCTGAGCCGTGACACGCGCTACCTCAAGCAAGTGGATGACTACCTGAGCGCGTGGGCCAGCACCTACCAGCCGGACTTCAACCCGATCGACGAAACCAACCTCGACATGCTGATCAGCGCCTACGCCCTTACCGTCAGCGACCTTCGCCCCCAGACCCGCGACGCCACCCGCGCGCTGCTGACCAACCTGGGCAATGGCTATATCGAGCGCATCAAGCAGTTCCACGGCGAAAAGAAAGCCACCAACACCAATAACTGGCAGAGCCACCGCGTAAAACTGGTCACGGTGGCCGCCGCCGCACTGGGCGACCGCGAGATGCTCGAACAGGCCTTCCAGCTGTTCCGGCAACAGATCAACGACAACGTACTGCCCGACGGCTCGGTGAGCGACTTCCAGGACCGTGACGCCCTGCACTATGTGGTCTACGACCTGGAGCCGCTGGTGCAGGCCGCGCTGGCGGCCAAGCCCTACGGCATTGGCGGCAACTGGCTGGACGTCACCGCGCCCCACGGTGGCTCGCTGAGCGAAGCACTGGACTGGCTGGCGCCGTATGCCAAAGGCCAGCGCAGCCACGAAGAATTCGTGCATACCCACGTGCAGTTCGACCGGGACCGGGCCCGCGTAGGTGAGCCTGGCTACAGCGGCGAATGGAACCCGAAAAGCAGCAATACGCTGTACTGGCTGGCGGCGCAGTTGGACGCCCGGTATCTGCCAGTGGCCGAACAACTCGCGCCCAAGCCTTCGGACTGGATCAGCGCCTGTTATTTGAAGTGA
- the dapF gene encoding diaminopimelate epimerase, protein MTLQFVKMHAHGDDFIVIDRRGQDDPITAEIARRLGDRHRGIGFNQLAVVLDCTDAAARIKFWNPNGTPLDTCGSATRGVADMLMREAGTATLVLRTNRGLLTCVRESGQRVSVDMGLPSLGWEKIPLAQAMDTERLPLEGDPAACSMGNPHCTFFVDDLAAVDIATLGPSLETHPLFPNKTNVHFVQVLDRSHIRLRIWERGGGIPQGSGSCCCGAVVNGIRRGLLDDTVDVQCDGGTVTVHWDGRGGVVLTGSVQTVVHGTVAAALMGGAMESAH, encoded by the coding sequence ATGACTTTGCAGTTCGTGAAGATGCACGCCCACGGTGATGATTTCATCGTGATCGACCGGCGCGGCCAGGATGACCCGATCACCGCTGAAATCGCCCGCCGCCTGGGTGACCGTCATCGCGGCATCGGCTTCAATCAATTGGCCGTGGTGCTCGACTGCACTGACGCGGCCGCCCGTATCAAATTCTGGAACCCCAACGGCACCCCGCTCGACACCTGCGGCAGCGCCACCCGCGGGGTTGCAGACATGCTGATGCGCGAAGCCGGCACTGCCACCCTCGTGCTGCGAACCAACCGGGGGCTGCTGACGTGCGTGCGCGAATCGGGACAGCGGGTGTCGGTGGACATGGGGCTGCCTTCATTGGGCTGGGAAAAAATTCCGCTGGCGCAGGCGATGGACACCGAACGCTTGCCGCTGGAGGGCGACCCGGCGGCGTGCAGCATGGGCAACCCGCATTGCACCTTCTTTGTCGACGACCTGGCGGCGGTCGATATCGCGACGCTTGGGCCGTCGTTGGAAACCCACCCGCTGTTCCCCAACAAGACCAACGTGCATTTCGTGCAAGTGCTGGATCGCAGCCATATCCGCCTGCGCATCTGGGAGCGGGGCGGCGGCATCCCGCAGGGCTCGGGCTCGTGCTGTTGTGGCGCGGTGGTCAACGGGATTCGTCGTGGGCTGCTGGATGACACCGTCGACGTGCAATGCGATGGCGGTACCGTGACGGTGCATTGGGATGGGCGTGGCGGCGTGGTGTTGACGGGGTCAGTCCAAACCGTTGTTCACGGCACTGTGGCTGCCGCGCTCATGGGTGGCGCAATGGAAAGTGCACACTGA
- a CDS encoding PAS domain-containing sensor histidine kinase, translated as MPADNLSLPDSQRLFDGAPCALVVTREDGTIVQANQCFSDWTGFSVDELKERRFQDLLTMGGRIFHQTHLAPLMKMQGSIAEVKLDLLHRDRRTVTVLLNGVRHEHAGIAYNELALFGTTDRDKYERELLNARKLAEALLQEKTAAEVALHQAQAELSSAYEIAQRRALFAEQMVAIVSHDLKNPLTAIKMASEFLARGERSPKERQLLGHIGLSTERAQRMIADLLDFTQARVGQGISINPVALDLHAVTRDSLDELQVAFPTATLEHHATGSARTFLDADRIQQIIGNLVANSVAYGDLQQPITVTSHQDAQESRLSVHNHGPAIPEALMAGLFEPMTRGTEQDSEVRSVGLGLFIVREIAKAHDGGVSVSSSPDRGTTFSVHFPLRHP; from the coding sequence ATGCCAGCCGATAACCTGTCGTTGCCGGACTCTCAACGTTTGTTCGACGGTGCGCCCTGCGCCTTGGTAGTCACCCGGGAAGACGGCACCATCGTGCAGGCCAACCAGTGCTTCAGCGACTGGACCGGCTTCAGCGTCGATGAGTTGAAAGAACGACGGTTCCAGGACCTGCTGACGATGGGCGGGCGGATCTTCCATCAGACGCACTTGGCGCCGCTGATGAAAATGCAAGGCTCCATCGCCGAAGTGAAACTCGACCTGCTGCACCGTGACCGGCGCACCGTCACGGTATTGCTCAACGGCGTCAGGCACGAACATGCCGGTATTGCCTACAACGAACTGGCCCTTTTCGGCACCACCGACCGCGACAAGTACGAGCGCGAACTGCTCAACGCCCGCAAACTGGCTGAAGCCTTGCTGCAGGAAAAGACCGCCGCTGAAGTCGCGCTGCATCAGGCCCAGGCCGAACTGAGCAGCGCCTATGAAATCGCCCAGCGCCGGGCGCTGTTTGCCGAGCAGATGGTCGCGATTGTCAGCCATGACCTGAAGAACCCGCTTACCGCGATCAAGATGGCCTCGGAGTTCCTCGCCCGTGGCGAGCGCAGCCCCAAGGAGCGCCAACTCCTGGGGCATATCGGCCTGTCCACCGAACGGGCGCAGCGGATGATCGCCGACTTGCTGGACTTCACCCAGGCCAGAGTCGGCCAGGGCATCAGCATCAATCCCGTAGCACTCGACCTGCACGCCGTCACCCGTGACAGTCTCGACGAGTTGCAAGTGGCGTTCCCCACGGCGACCCTCGAACATCACGCCACGGGCAGCGCCCGCACGTTCCTGGATGCCGACCGCATACAACAAATCATCGGCAACCTGGTGGCCAACAGCGTGGCGTACGGCGACCTGCAACAGCCGATTACCGTCACCTCGCACCAGGACGCACAAGAGAGCCGGCTCTCGGTGCACAACCACGGCCCGGCGATTCCCGAAGCGTTGATGGCCGGCTTGTTTGAGCCCATGACCCGAGGCACGGAGCAGGACAGTGAGGTGCGTAGCGTTGGCCTGGGGCTGTTTATCGTGCGGGAAATTGCCAAGGCCCATGATGGAGGTGTTTCGGTGAGCTCAAGCCCGGACCGGGGCACTACCTTCAGTGTGCACTTTCCATTGCGCCACCCATGA
- a CDS encoding AAA family ATPase has product MLIVFSGLPGTGKTTIAKALAGQSGAVYLRIDTIEQAIRDAGVLEQGVGSSGYQVANALALSNLLLGHTVIVDCVNPVAESRQAWRDTALSAGMPLVNIQVVCSDMSEHQRRVESRTSDIPGLTPPTWQSVLAHEYEPWVESPLTVDTARLSPHEALTMINAQLSA; this is encoded by the coding sequence ATGCTTATTGTGTTCAGCGGCCTGCCCGGCACCGGGAAGACCACAATTGCCAAGGCCCTTGCCGGCCAATCCGGCGCCGTGTATCTGCGCATCGACACCATCGAGCAGGCCATCCGCGATGCAGGGGTCCTGGAGCAAGGTGTGGGCAGCAGCGGTTACCAGGTGGCCAATGCGCTGGCATTGAGCAACCTGTTGCTGGGCCACACGGTTATCGTCGATTGCGTAAATCCGGTGGCTGAAAGTCGTCAGGCGTGGCGCGACACTGCGCTAAGCGCCGGTATGCCGCTGGTGAATATCCAGGTGGTTTGCTCCGACATGTCGGAACACCAACGTCGCGTGGAATCACGCACCAGCGATATTCCGGGGCTCACGCCGCCCACCTGGCAGTCCGTCCTGGCCCATGAATATGAGCCATGGGTCGAGTCGCCATTGACCGTCGATACGGCGCGCTTGTCTCCCCATGAGGCGCTGACGATGATCAACGCTCAGCTAAGCGCCTAG
- a CDS encoding alpha/beta fold hydrolase produces MDLQQRNNVRVYGSGPSTLVFSHGFGCDQTMWNYLFPHFTGRFRVVLYDLVGAGQSDLGAYDSEKYSSLAGYAHDLGEIVDEYAVGPVVLVGHSVSAMIGALADRQAPGKIAAHVMIGPSPCYIDSGDYTGGFTLDDIHSLLDTLDSNYLGWSSTMAPVIMGAPGQPALGEELTNSFCRTEPDIAKRFARVTFLSDNRQDIAGLMTPTLILQSTDDLIAPVCVGEYLHAALPASTYCLVDNVGHCPHMSAPGACSAAMDSFLLPWVGADASR; encoded by the coding sequence ATGGACCTTCAGCAGCGCAACAACGTCAGGGTGTATGGCAGCGGTCCCTCGACCCTGGTTTTCTCCCATGGCTTCGGGTGTGATCAGACCATGTGGAATTATCTGTTTCCTCACTTCACCGGGCGTTTCCGTGTGGTGCTGTATGACCTGGTGGGGGCTGGCCAGTCCGACCTAGGCGCGTACGACAGCGAAAAATACAGCTCACTCGCCGGCTACGCCCATGACTTGGGCGAGATTGTTGATGAATACGCCGTGGGCCCGGTGGTGCTGGTGGGGCACTCCGTCAGCGCCATGATCGGCGCCCTGGCCGATCGCCAGGCCCCCGGAAAAATCGCCGCCCATGTGATGATCGGTCCTTCGCCCTGCTATATCGATTCCGGTGACTACACGGGCGGGTTCACCCTCGACGATATCCATTCGTTGCTCGATACCCTCGACAGCAATTACCTCGGCTGGTCCAGCACCATGGCCCCGGTGATCATGGGCGCGCCTGGGCAACCGGCCCTCGGCGAAGAACTGACCAACAGCTTCTGCCGCACCGAGCCCGACATCGCCAAGCGCTTCGCACGGGTGACGTTCCTGTCGGACAACCGCCAGGACATCGCCGGCCTGATGACCCCCACCCTGATTCTGCAATCCACCGACGACTTGATCGCACCGGTCTGCGTGGGTGAATACCTGCACGCGGCGTTGCCCGCCAGCACGTACTGCCTGGTCGATAACGTGGGGCATTGCCCGCACATGAGCGCACCCGGCGCCTGTTCAGCGGCCATGGACAGTTTCCTGTTGCCATGGGTGGGTGCCGATGCCAGCCGATAA